One segment of Micromonospora parathelypteridis DNA contains the following:
- the rnpA gene encoding ribonuclease P protein component yields the protein MLAAAQRLRRSTDFAAAVRGGRRAGRGAVVAHLTVPAAVDPSTPTLPEPVRDNSAEQTSVPSRAGFVVSKAVGNAVTRNRVRRRLRALVRERMTTLPAGSTLVVRALPAAAQASYPRLATDLDAAIAVARSPRERRSR from the coding sequence GTGCTGGCCGCCGCGCAGCGACTGCGGCGCAGCACTGACTTCGCCGCAGCGGTTCGTGGTGGCCGACGCGCCGGACGTGGCGCCGTCGTGGCCCACCTGACCGTGCCGGCGGCCGTCGACCCCAGCACACCGACCTTGCCGGAGCCGGTGCGGGACAACAGTGCGGAGCAGACATCCGTGCCGTCCCGCGCCGGCTTCGTCGTGTCCAAAGCCGTCGGCAACGCGGTCACCCGTAACCGGGTCCGGCGTCGACTGCGGGCACTGGTCCGGGAGCGGATGACCACCCTGCCGGCCGGCAGCACCCTGGTCGTCCGGGCGCTCCCCGCCGCGGCGCAGGCGTCGTACCCTCGGCTCGCCACCGACCTGGATGCCGCCATCGCGGTCGCTCGGTCGCCCCGCGAGCGGCGGTCCCGATGA
- the dnaA gene encoding chromosomal replication initiator protein DnaA, with protein sequence MAGTTDLAAVWLAATDELADEIISAQQRAYLRLTRLRAIVEDTALLSVPDAFTRDVIESRLRPAITEALTRRLGRPIQVAVTVRVAEDAAGRPAGTVYRSTPETGPLDVEGPPPAPLDDDHDVRPVADTLIPEQSHAARAPEPSAPPAPAGPPLAPTVDGHRSGLIPASRDGQEALFSASFAEPMRPSRPAPERRGYDEQAARLEPPGPDTRPYEPRYRDDSASPRDQHVIRSLPRDNGTDSGPGRSGVDHRAGGRDDRRLPGADTGGNRLNPKYMFETFVIGSSNRFAHAASVAVAESPAKAYNPLFIYGHSGLGKTHLLHAIGHYATTLGNARSVRYVSTEEFTNDFINSLRDDKTSAFQRRYRDVDILLIDDIQFLENRERTQEEFFHTFNTLHNANKQIVITSDRSPRQLATLEDRMRTRFEWGLLADIQPPDLETRIAILQKKAAQERMYAPPDVLEFIASRVSNSIRELEGALIRVTAFASLTRSTVELSLAEEVLRDFMPDGAGPEINADQIMASTADYFGVSLEDLRGQSRSRVLVNARQVAMYLCRELTELSLPRIGQAFGGRDHTTVMHADRKIRQQMAERRSLYNQIAELTNRIKQNS encoded by the coding sequence GTGGCCGGTACGACCGACCTTGCCGCAGTGTGGTTAGCGGCGACCGACGAGCTAGCCGACGAGATCATCTCCGCCCAGCAGCGTGCCTATCTCCGACTGACCCGGCTGCGGGCGATCGTCGAGGACACCGCGCTGCTCTCCGTGCCGGACGCGTTCACGCGCGACGTGATCGAGTCGCGGCTGCGCCCGGCGATCACCGAGGCGCTCACCCGCCGGCTCGGCCGGCCGATCCAGGTCGCTGTCACCGTCCGGGTGGCCGAGGACGCCGCGGGCCGACCGGCCGGCACCGTCTACCGCAGTACCCCGGAGACCGGGCCGCTCGACGTCGAGGGTCCGCCCCCCGCGCCACTCGACGACGACCATGATGTTCGGCCGGTCGCCGACACGTTGATCCCGGAGCAGTCACACGCGGCACGTGCGCCCGAGCCCAGCGCTCCGCCCGCGCCGGCGGGTCCGCCGCTAGCGCCGACCGTCGACGGGCACCGTTCCGGGCTGATCCCGGCCAGCAGGGACGGGCAGGAGGCGCTGTTCAGCGCCTCGTTCGCGGAGCCGATGCGGCCGTCCCGACCGGCACCGGAGCGGCGCGGTTACGACGAGCAGGCCGCTCGCCTGGAGCCGCCGGGCCCGGACACCCGACCCTACGAGCCGCGCTACCGGGACGACTCGGCCTCGCCGCGCGACCAGCACGTGATCCGCTCGCTGCCTCGGGACAACGGGACGGACAGCGGCCCGGGCCGCAGCGGGGTGGACCATCGGGCGGGTGGCCGCGACGATCGCCGGCTGCCCGGTGCCGACACCGGCGGCAACCGGCTCAACCCGAAGTACATGTTCGAGACGTTCGTCATCGGCTCGTCCAACCGGTTCGCGCACGCGGCGAGCGTGGCGGTGGCGGAGTCACCGGCGAAGGCGTACAACCCGCTGTTCATCTACGGGCACTCCGGGCTGGGCAAGACCCACCTGCTGCACGCCATCGGGCACTACGCCACGACACTCGGCAACGCCCGCTCGGTCCGGTACGTCTCGACCGAGGAGTTCACCAACGACTTCATCAACTCGCTCCGGGACGACAAGACCAGTGCGTTCCAGCGGCGCTACCGCGACGTCGACATCCTGCTGATCGACGACATCCAGTTCCTGGAGAACCGCGAGCGCACCCAGGAGGAGTTCTTCCACACCTTCAACACCCTGCACAACGCCAACAAGCAGATCGTGATCACCTCCGACCGGTCGCCGCGCCAGCTCGCCACTCTCGAGGACCGGATGCGAACCCGGTTCGAGTGGGGGCTGCTGGCCGACATCCAGCCGCCGGACCTGGAGACCAGGATCGCGATCCTGCAGAAGAAGGCGGCGCAGGAGCGGATGTACGCCCCGCCGGACGTGTTGGAGTTCATCGCCTCCCGGGTCTCGAACTCGATCCGGGAACTGGAGGGCGCGCTGATCCGGGTGACGGCGTTCGCCAGCCTGACCCGGTCGACCGTCGAGCTGTCACTGGCCGAGGAGGTGCTCCGGGACTTCATGCCCGACGGCGCCGGGCCAGAGATCAACGCCGACCAGATCATGGCGTCGACCGCGGACTATTTCGGGGTGAGTCTGGAGGACCTCCGGGGTCAGTCCAGGTCTCGGGTGCTGGTCAACGCACGGCAGGTGGCCATGTACCTGTGTCGGGAGTTGACCGAGCTGTCGCTGCCCCGGATCGGGCAGGCCTTCGGTGGCCGGGACCACACCACGGTGATGCACGCCGACCGGAAGATCCGTCAGCAGATGGCCGAGCGCCGCTCGCTCTACAACCAGATCGCTGAGCTGACCAACCGGATCAAGCAGAACAGCTGA
- the yidC gene encoding membrane protein insertase YidC, which translates to MSLDWIYYAISWILLTWHSAWDAIGVPVGAVIGTNFAWILAIIFLVVTVRVILFPVFVKQIKSQRAMQALQPKVKELQEKHKGDRETLQKEMMELYKKEKANPLMGCLPMFLQIPVFLGLFHVLRRLDPFKGEDKKTIYGWSVDQFNSASHAKLFTAPLSGKFGSTADELARLGANGTTVKVIAGLLVLVMIGTTYLTSRQMILKTGWAEDPQQRMIQRLMLYGIPASLLISGAIFPIGVIIYWVTNNLFTLGQQQWVLRKFPPPVTAKKAVAPAATRSPVQPAKSGGLFGRGKSAPPAPVKATAPKVAGPKPGAKPVNNAKKSRPAKRQG; encoded by the coding sequence CTGAGTCTCGACTGGATCTACTACGCGATTTCGTGGATCCTGCTGACCTGGCACTCTGCCTGGGACGCCATCGGGGTGCCGGTCGGCGCGGTGATCGGCACCAACTTCGCCTGGATTCTGGCCATCATCTTCCTGGTGGTCACCGTCCGGGTGATCCTGTTCCCGGTCTTCGTCAAGCAGATCAAGTCCCAGCGGGCGATGCAGGCGCTTCAGCCCAAGGTCAAGGAGCTGCAGGAGAAGCACAAGGGTGACCGGGAGACGCTCCAGAAAGAAATGATGGAGCTCTACAAGAAGGAGAAGGCCAACCCGCTGATGGGTTGCCTTCCGATGTTCCTTCAGATTCCGGTCTTCCTCGGTCTCTTCCACGTGCTGCGGCGGCTGGACCCGTTCAAGGGCGAAGACAAGAAGACGATCTACGGCTGGTCCGTCGACCAGTTCAACAGCGCCTCGCACGCAAAGCTCTTCACCGCGCCGCTGTCGGGCAAGTTCGGCTCCACCGCCGACGAGTTGGCCCGCCTCGGCGCCAACGGCACCACCGTGAAGGTCATCGCCGGTCTCCTGGTTCTGGTCATGATCGGCACCACCTACCTGACCAGCCGTCAGATGATCCTCAAGACCGGCTGGGCGGAGGACCCGCAGCAGCGGATGATCCAGCGACTGATGCTCTACGGCATCCCCGCGTCGCTGCTCATCTCCGGCGCGATCTTCCCGATCGGCGTGATCATCTACTGGGTCACCAACAACCTCTTCACCCTTGGCCAGCAGCAGTGGGTGCTGCGGAAGTTCCCGCCGCCGGTGACCGCCAAGAAGGCCGTCGCCCCCGCCGCCACGCGCAGCCCGGTGCAGCCCGCCAAGTCCGGTGGTCTGTTCGGTCGTGGCAAGTCGGCCCCGCCGGCACCGGTCAAGGCGACCGCCCCCAAGGTTGCCGGGCCGAAGCCGGGTGCCAAGCCGGTGAACAACGCGAAGAAGAGCCGCCCCGCCAAGCGGCAGGGCTGA
- a CDS encoding ParB/RepB/Spo0J family partition protein: MKNRPRGGLGRGLGALIPTGPAPAAAGTATAEPENEPADDAGAVVVPTVSAVAQVHEPEPTLSPVPGARFAEISVDAILPNPKQPRQVFDEEALEELKTSIQEVGFLQPIVVRQLDDEKYELVMGERRWRAAQAVGRESIPAIIRDTRDDAMLRDALLENIHRANLNPLEEAAAYQQLLEEFGATHEELARRIGRSRPQISNTIRLLNLPAQVQRRVAAGILSAGHARALLSLDEAEAQEQLALRIVAEGLSVRATEEIVALALNDGPAKGQAAKRRPKAHAPALNDLADRLSDRFDTRVKVDIGRSKGKITIEFATVDDLERIVGIIGVQQEESGD, from the coding sequence ATGAAGAACCGTCCTCGGGGCGGTCTGGGTAGGGGCCTGGGGGCGCTGATTCCGACCGGGCCGGCACCCGCTGCCGCCGGCACCGCAACGGCCGAGCCGGAGAACGAGCCCGCGGACGACGCGGGCGCCGTAGTCGTCCCCACGGTGTCGGCCGTGGCGCAGGTCCACGAGCCGGAACCCACGCTCAGCCCGGTACCCGGAGCTCGGTTCGCCGAGATTTCGGTCGACGCGATCCTGCCCAACCCGAAGCAGCCCCGCCAGGTCTTCGACGAGGAGGCGCTGGAGGAGCTCAAGACCTCGATCCAGGAGGTCGGCTTCCTCCAGCCCATCGTGGTGCGTCAGCTCGACGACGAGAAGTACGAACTGGTGATGGGTGAGCGGCGCTGGCGGGCCGCCCAGGCGGTGGGGCGGGAGAGCATTCCCGCGATCATCCGGGACACCCGTGATGACGCCATGCTCCGTGACGCCCTGTTGGAGAACATCCACCGGGCCAACCTGAACCCCCTGGAAGAGGCCGCTGCCTACCAGCAACTGCTGGAGGAGTTCGGGGCCACCCACGAGGAGCTGGCCCGCCGGATCGGCCGGAGTCGCCCGCAGATCTCCAACACCATCCGGCTCCTGAACCTGCCAGCGCAGGTGCAGCGCCGGGTTGCTGCGGGGATCCTGTCGGCGGGCCACGCCCGCGCTCTGCTGAGTCTCGACGAGGCCGAGGCGCAGGAGCAGTTGGCGTTGCGGATCGTGGCCGAGGGCCTGTCGGTTCGGGCAACCGAGGAGATCGTGGCCCTGGCGCTGAACGACGGGCCGGCGAAGGGTCAAGCCGCGAAACGGCGACCGAAGGCGCACGCCCCGGCCCTGAACGATCTCGCCGATCGACTGTCCGACCGGTTCGACACCCGAGTGAAGGTGGACATCGGCCGGAGCAAGGGCAAGATCACGATCGAGTTCGCGACGGTCGACGACCTTGAGCGGATCGTCGGGATCATCGGAGTGCAGCAGGAGGAGAGCGGGGACTGA
- a CDS encoding ParA family protein: MHDDGRYDDPRVTGSTSDPVSRETDYPSWSPGATQPTDSELPPMREGPADQSSGPEIAGPAPVRRTPEGPTRPANAAEVRQTLGRRNTAAAVRFEPAVPHQPSAAVVRDAAPVIADAPVASTESLAAVTADPTYVSRETPTREEDDPPLAMEAMRAVQILNPSGEVTMPRPDRTRVMCVANQKGGVGKTTTTVNLAVALALHGNRVLVVDLDPQGNASTGLNVPHHTGIPDVYDCLINSVPLAEVAQAVEGIPNLWCVPATIDLAGAEIELVSVVARESRLDRAIAAYPGEFDYVFIDCPPSLGLLTVNALVAAQEVLIPIQCEYYALEGLNQLINNINLVRQHLNPKLDVSTILLTMYDRRTRLADAVEQDVRNHFGDKVLQAVIPRNVRVSEAPSYGQSVMTYDPGSRGATSYFEAAQEIAERGVKEPVGRNA, encoded by the coding sequence GTGCATGACGACGGCAGGTACGACGATCCACGCGTGACCGGGTCAACCAGCGATCCCGTTTCACGTGAAACCGACTACCCGAGCTGGTCGCCCGGCGCGACCCAACCTACGGACAGCGAACTGCCGCCGATGCGGGAAGGGCCGGCAGACCAGTCGAGCGGGCCAGAGATCGCGGGCCCGGCACCTGTTCGACGGACACCGGAAGGGCCAACCCGACCGGCCAATGCCGCCGAGGTGCGGCAGACGTTGGGTCGGCGGAACACCGCAGCAGCGGTTCGCTTCGAGCCGGCGGTCCCGCACCAACCCAGCGCGGCGGTTGTTCGGGACGCCGCGCCGGTGATCGCCGACGCCCCGGTCGCCTCGACTGAGTCGTTGGCTGCCGTGACGGCCGATCCCACGTACGTTTCACGTGAAACCCCGACGCGCGAAGAGGATGACCCACCGTTGGCTATGGAGGCGATGCGCGCCGTGCAGATCCTGAATCCCAGTGGCGAGGTGACCATGCCTCGGCCGGACCGGACCCGGGTCATGTGCGTCGCCAACCAGAAGGGCGGCGTGGGCAAGACCACGACCACCGTCAACCTTGCGGTGGCGCTCGCCCTGCACGGGAACCGGGTGCTTGTGGTCGACCTCGACCCACAGGGCAATGCCTCGACCGGGCTCAACGTCCCGCACCACACCGGGATCCCCGACGTCTACGACTGCCTCATCAACAGCGTGCCGCTGGCCGAGGTGGCGCAGGCGGTCGAGGGCATCCCCAACCTCTGGTGCGTACCCGCGACCATCGACCTGGCCGGCGCGGAGATCGAGCTGGTGTCGGTGGTGGCGCGGGAGTCGCGCCTGGACCGGGCGATTGCCGCCTACCCGGGCGAGTTCGACTACGTCTTCATCGACTGCCCGCCCTCGCTCGGTCTGCTCACGGTCAACGCCCTGGTTGCCGCGCAGGAGGTGTTGATCCCGATCCAGTGTGAGTACTACGCCCTGGAAGGGCTCAACCAGCTGATCAACAACATCAACCTGGTGCGCCAACACCTCAACCCGAAGCTCGACGTCTCCACCATCCTGCTGACGATGTATGACCGGCGTACCCGGTTGGCCGACGCCGTCGAGCAGGACGTCCGGAACCACTTCGGCGACAAGGTTCTCCAGGCGGTCATCCCGCGCAACGTCCGGGTCTCCGAGGCACCCAGCTACGGCCAGTCGGTGATGACCTACGATCCCGGATCGCGGGGGGCCACGAGTTACTTCGAGGCCGCCCAGGAGATCGCCGAGCGGGGCGTCAAGGAGCCGGTGGGCCGGAATGCGTAG
- the rsmG gene encoding 16S rRNA (guanine(527)-N(7))-methyltransferase RsmG, with product MTHDDITGDAVTGPGGTPPGPPAVRPATPDVDVDSTGRDTGPSPEDAALPPELAPAALTLFGDRLDLAAAYAELLATDGVVRGLIGPREAPRIWDRHLLNCAAVAERIPSGATVLDVGSGAGLPGLVLAIARPDLTVTLIEPLARRTSFLIEVVERLGLAKSVRVFRGRADEAATGSSGREPISGDVVTARAVAPLDRLAGWSLPLAVRGGRLLALKGSSAAAEIEEHAGVVARLGGGEPSVLLCGVGVIDPPTTVVEIVRERMIGPPRVAANKHSRSGRSRRR from the coding sequence GTGACCCACGACGACATCACGGGTGACGCCGTGACGGGCCCGGGCGGCACGCCGCCCGGGCCTCCCGCTGTCCGGCCCGCTACTCCCGACGTCGACGTCGATTCGACTGGGCGCGACACTGGCCCGTCGCCGGAGGACGCGGCACTGCCGCCCGAGCTGGCGCCGGCCGCACTGACCCTCTTCGGCGACCGGCTCGACCTGGCCGCCGCGTACGCCGAGCTGTTGGCCACCGACGGGGTCGTCCGCGGTCTGATCGGCCCCCGAGAGGCACCTCGCATCTGGGATCGGCACCTGCTCAACTGCGCGGCGGTCGCCGAGCGGATCCCGTCCGGCGCCACGGTGCTCGACGTTGGGTCCGGTGCCGGTCTCCCGGGTCTGGTCCTGGCCATCGCGCGCCCCGACCTCACGGTCACCCTGATCGAGCCGCTCGCTCGACGGACGTCGTTCCTGATCGAGGTCGTCGAGCGACTCGGTCTGGCCAAGTCGGTGCGGGTGTTCCGTGGTCGGGCCGACGAGGCGGCCACCGGGTCGAGCGGTCGGGAACCCATCAGCGGGGACGTGGTGACTGCCCGCGCGGTCGCTCCGCTGGATCGCCTGGCGGGCTGGAGTCTCCCTCTGGCAGTCCGTGGCGGCCGTCTGCTGGCGCTCAAGGGCTCGTCCGCCGCAGCGGAGATCGAGGAGCACGCCGGGGTGGTCGCGCGACTCGGTGGCGGGGAGCCGTCTGTGCTCCTGTGCGGCGTCGGGGTGATTGATCCGCCGACGACCGTCGTGGAGATCGTGCGCGAGCGGATGATCGGCCCCCCGCGCGTGGCGGCCAACAAGCACTCCCGGAGCGGACGTTCCCGCCGACGTTGA
- a CDS encoding D-alanine--D-alanine ligase family protein has translation MGTTAAERLLVTDSAVSADLRVVVLAGGLSYERDVSLRSGRRVLDALRAVGVEAELRDADVALLPALAADPPDAVVIALHGATGEDGSLRGVLDLCDIPYVGCDARASRVAWDKPSAKAVLREAGIPTPDWVALPHDRFSELGAVAVLDRIVDRLGLPLMVKPAQGGSGLGGAVVRDAAALPAAMVGCFSYDSTALVERYVPGMDVAVSVVDLGDGPQALPPVEIVPRNGVYDYAARYTAGRTTWHAPARLAPEVAATVADVALEAHTALGLRDLSRVDVIVDAAGQPHVLEVNVSPGMTETSLLPLAVQAAGLDFGRLLGTLVARAAARLTTP, from the coding sequence ATGGGTACGACCGCTGCCGAGCGCCTCCTCGTGACCGATTCCGCCGTCTCGGCCGACCTGCGTGTTGTGGTGCTCGCGGGTGGGCTCTCCTACGAACGGGACGTCTCACTGCGCTCCGGTCGCCGGGTGCTCGACGCGCTGCGCGCCGTCGGGGTGGAGGCCGAACTACGGGACGCCGACGTGGCCCTGCTGCCGGCGCTGGCCGCTGACCCACCGGATGCCGTGGTCATCGCGCTGCACGGCGCCACCGGCGAGGACGGCTCGCTGCGCGGTGTGCTGGACCTGTGCGACATCCCGTACGTCGGCTGCGACGCCAGGGCCTCCCGAGTCGCCTGGGACAAGCCGTCGGCCAAGGCGGTGCTCCGCGAGGCGGGCATCCCCACCCCGGACTGGGTGGCCCTCCCGCACGATCGCTTCTCCGAGCTCGGCGCGGTCGCCGTACTGGATCGGATCGTCGACCGACTGGGCCTGCCCCTGATGGTCAAGCCGGCACAGGGCGGGTCGGGGCTGGGTGGCGCGGTGGTCCGGGACGCCGCTGCGTTGCCCGCGGCAATGGTGGGTTGCTTCAGTTACGACTCCACGGCCCTGGTGGAGCGGTACGTGCCCGGCATGGACGTAGCGGTCTCCGTGGTCGACCTCGGCGACGGGCCACAGGCGCTGCCGCCGGTGGAGATCGTGCCGCGCAACGGCGTGTACGACTATGCCGCCCGCTACACGGCTGGACGGACCACCTGGCACGCTCCGGCCCGGCTGGCCCCCGAGGTGGCCGCCACTGTCGCTGACGTGGCCCTCGAGGCGCACACCGCGCTCGGTCTGCGCGATCTATCTCGCGTCGACGTGATCGTGGATGCCGCCGGGCAGCCGCACGTGCTGGAGGTCAACGTCTCGCCGGGCATGACGGAGACGTCGCTGCTGCCGCTCGCCGTGCAGGCGGCGGGGCTGGACTTTGGCCGACTCCTCGGCACCCTGGTCGCCCGAGCAGCGGCACGCCTCACCACTCCCTGA
- the yidD gene encoding membrane protein insertion efficiency factor YidD translates to MTGTEQTSPRPGTTGAKVLIAPIIAYRRWISPALPARCRFYPSCSAYAQEALAQHGALRGAALAVRRLLRCHPFHPGGYDPVPEPGGRRRADVTGAPN, encoded by the coding sequence ATGACCGGGACCGAGCAGACCAGCCCACGCCCGGGGACAACCGGTGCCAAGGTGCTGATCGCGCCCATCATCGCGTACCGTCGGTGGATAAGTCCGGCACTGCCGGCCCGCTGTCGGTTCTACCCGTCGTGCAGCGCGTACGCCCAGGAGGCGCTCGCTCAGCACGGCGCGCTCCGGGGAGCCGCGCTGGCGGTCCGGCGGCTGTTGCGCTGCCACCCCTTTCACCCTGGTGGATATGACCCGGTGCCGGAGCCGGGCGGCCGCCGCCGTGCTGATGTGACTGGAGCCCCGAATTGA
- a CDS encoding GNAT family N-acetyltransferase: protein MSRRLVSLTLDTLEDLPRPCRQCVYWELDPVSADRACAAGDPGLEKEAWVSQTLLEWGSCGKLAYVDGMPAGFVMYAPPAYVPRSMAFPTSPVSADAALLMTANVVAAFAGGGLGRMLVQGVARDLTKRGIKAIEAFGDAKFGDADDPAGGCVAPVDFFLSVGFKTVRPHPRFPRLRLELRTALSWKSDVEYALEKLLGSMSPETLLRPVRPTPATRSTNG, encoded by the coding sequence ATGTCGCGACGTCTGGTCAGCCTGACCCTCGATACGTTGGAAGACCTCCCTCGCCCGTGCCGGCAGTGCGTCTACTGGGAGCTTGATCCGGTCTCCGCGGACCGGGCCTGTGCCGCTGGCGACCCGGGTCTGGAGAAGGAGGCGTGGGTCTCCCAGACGTTGCTGGAGTGGGGCTCCTGCGGCAAGCTCGCGTACGTCGACGGCATGCCGGCGGGCTTCGTGATGTACGCCCCGCCGGCCTACGTGCCCCGCTCGATGGCGTTCCCGACCTCGCCGGTCTCCGCTGACGCCGCACTGCTGATGACCGCCAACGTGGTCGCCGCGTTCGCCGGTGGCGGGCTGGGCCGGATGCTGGTGCAGGGCGTCGCCCGGGACCTGACCAAGCGGGGGATCAAGGCCATCGAGGCGTTCGGCGACGCCAAGTTCGGCGATGCGGACGACCCCGCCGGTGGCTGTGTGGCACCTGTCGACTTCTTCCTCTCGGTGGGGTTCAAGACGGTACGTCCGCATCCGCGTTTCCCCCGGCTGCGCCTTGAGCTGCGTACCGCGCTGAGCTGGAAGTCCGACGTCGAGTACGCGCTGGAGAAGCTGCTCGGCTCGATGAGCCCGGAGACCCTGCTCCGCCCGGTCCGTCCCACCCCGGCTACCCGCTCCACCAACGGCTGA
- a CDS encoding Jag family protein, with translation MTETSIPRAEQSLDEEETAALAVDGDDTEADVDAEADDDTETAAGGRVKKAVSEGDLFRQSEIAADYVEGLLDILDYDGDIDELVSAGRPMVEVVGERLQNLVGQRGATLEALQELTRLAVFRQTGTPSRLLLDVGGYRANRRKELAAVAKNAVEKVKEYGEPVRLDAMSAFERKCVHDVVNAMSGVASESEGVEPNRRIVVRPAD, from the coding sequence GTGACCGAGACCAGCATCCCCCGCGCCGAGCAGTCCCTGGACGAGGAGGAGACCGCGGCGCTCGCGGTGGACGGCGACGACACCGAGGCCGACGTTGACGCCGAGGCCGACGACGACACCGAGACCGCCGCTGGCGGCCGGGTGAAGAAGGCCGTGAGCGAGGGCGACCTGTTCCGGCAGAGCGAGATCGCGGCCGACTACGTCGAAGGGCTGCTCGACATCCTCGACTACGACGGCGACATCGACGAGCTGGTTTCCGCCGGCCGTCCGATGGTCGAGGTGGTCGGCGAGCGGCTGCAGAATCTGGTCGGTCAGCGTGGCGCCACCCTGGAGGCGCTCCAGGAGCTGACCCGTCTCGCCGTCTTCCGGCAGACCGGGACTCCGAGCCGCCTGCTGCTCGACGTCGGTGGCTACCGGGCGAACCGCCGCAAGGAACTCGCCGCGGTCGCCAAGAACGCTGTCGAGAAGGTCAAGGAGTACGGCGAGCCGGTGCGACTCGATGCGATGTCCGCCTTCGAGCGCAAGTGCGTGCACGACGTGGTCAACGCCATGTCCGGCGTGGCGAGTGAGTCCGAGGGTGTCGAGCCGAACCGGCGCATCGTCGTACGGCCGGCGGACTGA
- a CDS encoding aminotransferase-like domain-containing protein — MTGTTLDDYTDRYARRVRGMTASEIRALFAVASRPEVVSLAGGAPYIAALPLDAVGEMLGRLGSEHGVTTLQYGIGQGTLELRERICEVMSLSGIDAACGASPEDVVVTVGGQQALDLVARLFLDPGDVVLAEGPTYVGALGVFQAAQAQVVHVPMDADGLIPEALESAIADLARAGRRVKFLYTIPTYQNPTGVTLSEERRERVLDICERAGLLVVEDDPYGQLGFEGEAPAPLRARRRDGVFYLSTFSKTFAPGLRVGWILAPHAVRDKLVIASEAQILCPSGYAQAAVATYLSTMPWRQQLKVYREVYRERRDALLDAMADLMPEGTSWTTPAGGLFVWATLPDGLDSKAMMPRAVAARVAYVPGTGFYADGTGTGAMRLNFSFPPPERIREGVRRLAGVMEQEIAMRRVFGAVGGATGRRGQAGSDVPGPDLA; from the coding sequence ATGACCGGCACGACGCTCGACGACTACACCGACCGGTACGCCCGGCGGGTACGTGGCATGACCGCCTCCGAGATTCGAGCATTGTTCGCGGTGGCCAGTCGTCCGGAGGTCGTCTCGCTCGCTGGTGGCGCCCCGTACATCGCCGCGCTTCCGCTGGACGCGGTCGGTGAGATGCTCGGCCGACTCGGCTCCGAGCACGGCGTGACCACCCTGCAGTACGGCATCGGTCAGGGCACCCTCGAGCTGCGCGAGCGGATCTGCGAGGTGATGTCGCTTTCCGGGATCGACGCCGCGTGTGGCGCCTCCCCGGAGGACGTCGTGGTCACCGTCGGCGGGCAGCAGGCACTGGACCTGGTGGCCCGACTCTTCCTCGACCCGGGTGACGTGGTGCTCGCCGAGGGGCCGACGTACGTCGGTGCGCTTGGAGTGTTCCAGGCCGCCCAGGCGCAGGTCGTGCACGTCCCGATGGATGCGGACGGGCTGATCCCGGAGGCGCTGGAGTCGGCCATCGCCGACCTGGCCCGCGCGGGTCGACGGGTGAAGTTCCTCTACACGATCCCCACCTACCAGAACCCGACCGGCGTGACGCTCAGCGAGGAGCGCCGGGAACGGGTGCTCGACATCTGCGAACGCGCCGGCCTGCTCGTGGTCGAGGACGACCCGTACGGTCAGTTGGGTTTCGAGGGTGAGGCGCCGGCGCCGCTGCGGGCCCGGCGTCGGGACGGGGTCTTCTACCTCAGCACCTTCTCCAAGACCTTCGCGCCGGGGCTGCGGGTCGGCTGGATCCTGGCGCCGCACGCGGTGCGCGACAAGCTGGTCATCGCCAGCGAAGCGCAGATCCTCTGCCCCAGTGGTTACGCCCAGGCCGCGGTCGCCACCTACCTGAGCACGATGCCGTGGCGGCAGCAGCTCAAGGTCTACCGGGAGGTCTACCGGGAACGCCGGGACGCCCTGCTCGACGCGATGGCCGACCTGATGCCCGAAGGCACCAGCTGGACCACCCCGGCCGGCGGTCTCTTCGTGTGGGCCACCCTGCCCGACGGGCTCGACTCGAAGGCCATGATGCCGCGAGCGGTCGCCGCCCGGGTCGCCTACGTGCCCGGCACCGGCTTCTACGCCGACGGCACCGGCACCGGCGCCATGCGGTTGAATTTCAGCTTCCCACCCCCGGAGCGGATCCGTGAGGGCGTCCGCCGGCTCGCCGGTGTGATGGAGCAGGAGATCGCGATGCGCCGGGTCTTCGGTGCCGTGGGCGGTGCCACCGGCCGTCGCGGCCAGGCCGGCTCCGACGTGCCAGGGCCCGACTTGGCATGA
- the rpmH gene encoding 50S ribosomal protein L34 yields MSKRTYQPNNRRRAKTHGFRLRMRTRAGRAILSSRRAKGRTTLSA; encoded by the coding sequence GTGAGCAAGCGCACCTACCAGCCGAACAACCGCCGGCGCGCGAAGACCCACGGCTTCCGGCTGCGCATGCGCACCCGTGCCGGCCGTGCCATCCTCTCGAGCCGTCGCGCCAAGGGTCGCACCACCCTGTCGGCCTGA